One Gymnogyps californianus isolate 813 unplaced genomic scaffold, ASM1813914v2 HiC_scaffold_31, whole genome shotgun sequence genomic region harbors:
- the LOC127028260 gene encoding olfactory receptor 14A16-like, producing MSNGSSITEFLLLAFADTRELQLLHFWLLLGIYLAALLGNGLIITAVACDHHLHTPMYFFLLNLSLIDLGSISTTLPKAMANSLWDNRSISYVGCAAQLFLFSFLLGAEYFLLTVMAYDRYVAICKPLHYGTLLGSRACVHMAAAAWGSGFLHTVLHTANTFSLPLCRGNAIYLLHQFFCEIPHILKLACSHSYLREAGLLVVSACLAFGCFVFIVLSYVQIFRAVLRIPSEQGRHKAFSTCLPHLAVVSLVVSSAIFAHLKPPSIPSPSLDLVVTVLYSVVPPAVNPLIYSMRNQELKDALRKLAEWTLFHRQ from the exons ATGTCCAACGGCAGCTCCATCACggagttcctcctcctggcattcgcagacacacgggagctgcagctcttgcacttctggctcttgctgggcatctacctggctgccctcctgggcaacggcctcatcatcaccgccgtagcctgcgaccaccacctccacactcccatgtacttcttcctcctcaacctctccctcattgacctgggctccatctccaccactcttcccaaagccatggccaattccctctgggacaaCAGGTCTATTTCCTACGTAggatgtgctgcccagctctttctgttttccttcttgcttggagcagagtattttcttcttactgtcatggcctatgaccgctatgttgccatctgcaaacccctgcactacgggaccctcctgggcagcagagcttgtgtccacatggcagcagctgcctggggcagtggctTTCTCCATACTGTGCTGCATACTGCCAATACTTTTTCATTACCTCTCTGCCGAGGCAAT gcaatcTATCTCctgcaccagttcttctgtgaaatcccccacatcctcaagcTCGCCTGCTCACACTCCTACCTCAGAGAAGCCGGGCTTCTTGTGGTTAGTGCTTGTTTAgcatttgggtgttttgttttcatcgtgctgtcctatgtgcagatcttcagggctgtgctgaggatcccctctgagcagggacggcacaaagccttttccacgtgcctccctcacctggccgtggtctccctcGTTGTCAGCAGTGCCATCTTTGCccacctgaagcccccctccatcccctccccatccctggacctGGTGGTGACTGTTCTGtattcggtggtgcctccagcagtgaaccccctcatctacagcatgaggaaccaggagctcaaggatgcccTCCGGAAACTGGCCGAATGGACGCTGTTTCACCGACAATAA